The Candidatus Binataceae bacterium genome has a window encoding:
- a CDS encoding PHP domain-containing protein encodes MIVDLHVHTKLSADSQVSAEQYLEFAARNQSGLGAICFTEHRRYPTEAEIERAYAELSERYGIRVFRGIEADTDLGHLLLFGINGEVMRRFDLTSRMLKSDHLIEVIHHQGGIAIPAHPFRDSGYGVRLDALLARHGAALGAIEVLNGQNSPAENERASDAALKLGMTAVGGSDAHFASGKWFLTCATELERPVTTVEELCTELRAGRAKPYIFPGDGTQRPS; translated from the coding sequence ATGATCGTTGACCTTCACGTACACACCAAATTGTCGGCCGATTCCCAGGTCTCGGCGGAGCAATACCTGGAGTTCGCGGCCCGCAATCAGAGCGGCCTCGGCGCAATTTGTTTCACCGAACATCGCCGCTATCCAACCGAAGCCGAGATCGAACGCGCCTACGCGGAATTGTCGGAGCGCTACGGAATCCGGGTGTTCAGGGGCATCGAAGCCGACACCGATTTGGGCCACCTGCTTCTGTTCGGAATCAACGGCGAAGTCATGCGCCGCTTCGACCTGACCAGCCGCATGCTCAAAAGTGACCACCTGATCGAAGTAATCCATCACCAGGGCGGCATCGCGATTCCCGCCCATCCATTTCGGGATTCCGGTTACGGAGTGCGTCTCGATGCGTTGCTCGCGCGCCACGGCGCGGCGCTGGGGGCGATCGAGGTGCTCAACGGCCAGAATTCCCCGGCCGAGAATGAACGCGCCTCAGATGCCGCCCTCAAGCTCGGAATGACGGCGGTGGGCGGCAGCGATGCACACTTTGCCAGCGGAAAGTGGTTCCTCACTTGCGCCACCGAACTTGAACGGCCAGTCACGACGGTGGAGGAACTGTGCACGGAACTTCGCGCCGGCAGGGCGAAGCC